In Drosophila yakuba strain Tai18E2 chromosome 2R, Prin_Dyak_Tai18E2_2.1, whole genome shotgun sequence, a single genomic region encodes these proteins:
- the LOC6530048 gene encoding uncharacterized protein LOC6530048 gives MGNKLRRQPQRVEVDEEVRPERPHKKPTTSWPFWRLVYWLGVLLMVIGIGVGMYFTLKSDFGECSSYDVRCD, from the coding sequence atgggaaacaaGCTGCGCCGCCAACCACAAAGAGTTGAAGTCGACGAGGAGGTGAGACCCGAGCGCCCCCACAAGAAGCCGACCACGTCCTGGCCCTTCTGGCGCCTGGTCTACTGGCTGGGCGTCCTCCTCATGGTCATCGGCATCGGTGTGGGCATGTACTTCACCCTGAAGTCGGACTTCGGGGAGTGCTCCTCCTACGACGTCCGCTGCGATTGA